A stretch of DNA from Chitinispirillum alkaliphilum:
TTGGAGACAGTGATCAGGTTCTTCAGGATTATATTGATTCGTTTTGTAATGCACTCCAAAAGTGGAATGACGGGGAGGAAAATGGTGAGGTTATCATCGTGTCCAATGAAGTTGGCTGGGGAATAGTACCACTGGAAAAGAGTGTGCGGCGGTACAGGGACTGGGCCGGGAAACTGAATCAGAGGATTGCTTCCATTGCAGATGAGGTGTATTTGAGTGTGGCGGGGATTGGGGTGAGGATAAAAGGAGGGGAGTAGGAAGTGGTGGGTGTCGAGTGTCGAGTGTCGAGTGTCGAGTGTCGGGTGTCGGGTGTCGGGTGTCGGGTGTCGGGTGTCGGGTGTCGGGTGTCGGGTGTCGGGTGTCGGGTGTCGGGTGTCGGGTGTCGGGTGTCGGGTGTCGGGTGTCGGGTGTCGGGTGTCGGGTGTCGGGTGTCGGGTGTCGGGTGTCGGGTGTCGGGTGTCGGGTGTCGGGTGTCGGGTGTCGGGTGTCAGGTGTCAGGTGTCAGGTGTCAGGTGTCAGGTGTCAGGTGTCGGGTGTCAGGTGTCGGGTGTCGGGTGTCGAGGCTAAGGGAGATCCAATTCCGCTCACACTGAGCGTACCCGTCTTCGGGTGCAGTCGAAGTGTTCCTAAGTGTTTGATCAGGAATAAGGAACCCTTCGATCCCGACTTCACGTCGGGACTCAGGGTGAGCGGGAGGGGAATAACAGGGTCCTTCAACCGGTGAACTCACTCTGTAAGTGGACGGAATTGATACATTCAAAAAATTTATACAAAAGGGATAGTCACATGAGTACAGTAGAAATCGAAGTCTCTAAAACTGCAAACCCTGAGCTTGAATCATCAGTAAAAACCCGTCTCGATAACCTCACAAAACCACCGGGCAGTCTGGGCAGGCTTGAAGAATTCGTGCTTAAATATTGCCTGTGTCGCGGAAACGCCGATGCAAAAGTCAATCGCAAAAGTCTTAAAATATTTGCCTCTGACCATGGGATAACAGCTCAGGGAGTGGCGCCGTTTCCTAAAGAGGTTACCGTTCAGATGGTTCATAATATGCTTGGGGGCGGGGCGGCTGTTGTGGTGATGTGTAAATCTGCAGGAGTTGAGTACAGGGTTATAGATGTTGGTGTGGACGGTGACTTTGACCGCCACGATCTTCTGATTTGCAAAAAAGTGAGCAGGGGAACGGAAAGTTTTTATTCCGATTGTGCGATGAGCAGGGAAGAGTGTGATAGTGCACTCCGTACAGGTATTGAAATCGCCTCAAAGGAAGAAAGTGACATAACCGCAGTGGGGGAAATGGGGATAGGGAATACTTCATCAGCTTCTGCTCTCTATGCGTTGCTGCTTGATGTCGATGGGGCATCAACC
This window harbors:
- a CDS encoding Cell division protein FtsH encodes the protein MSGVGCRVSGVGCRVSGVGCRVSGVGCRVSGVGCRVSGVGCRVSGVGCRVSGVGCRVSGVGCRVSGVRCQVSGVRCQVSGVRCRVSGVEAKGDPIPLTLSVPVFGCSRSVPKCLIRNKEPFDPDFTSGLRVSGRGITGSFNR
- a CDS encoding Nicotinate-nucleotide--dimethylbenzimidazole phosphoribosyltransferase → MSTVEIEVSKTANPELESSVKTRLDNLTKPPGSLGRLEEFVLKYCLCRGNADAKVNRKSLKIFASDHGITAQGVAPFPKEVTVQMVHNMLGGGAAVVVMCKSAGVEYRVIDVGVDGDFDRHDLLICKKVSRGTESFYSDCAMSREECDSALRTGIEIASKEESDITAVGEMGIGNTSSASALYALLLDVDGASTVGMGTGAVGALYEKKCRVIDEAVCFHRETWDGTAVDALRRVGGYEIAAMTGYIIGCAQKRIPVVIDGFIATASALCAIKMEPTVLDYLFFGHVSDEQFHRNVLDSLGVKPILELGMRLGEGTGAVLAMQIIEQALNCYHNMATFASAGVSDR